CGGGCCGTGTCGCATTGGTGGGCCACCAACCGGCGGAGCGGATCCGAAGCCCGGGCCGCCCCGAGATCCTCCTCGACCACGCCGAAGCGGGCCATCTCATCGGCCGGGAAGTAGATGCGTCCCTTTTGGGTGTAGTCCTCGCCGATGTCTTGGAGATGCTCCACCAGTTGCAAGCCGGTACACACCGCGTCGCTGAGGGCGATGCGCTCGGGGGTAGCCGCGCCGAACACTGCCAATACCAGCCGACCCACCGGATTGGCCGAAAGCGTGCAGTACTCAGCCAACTCGGCCTGGGTCCGGTAGCGGTGCTTGCGCTGATCGACTCGGTTGGCCTCGATGAGCGCCAAGAACGGCTCACCGTCGACATCAAGTTCGTCGAGAAGAGGAGTGAGCTGGACCATCACGGGGTGGGTGGCATCGCCGGTGCGTGCTCGTTGGAGCTCCGCTTCGATCCAGTCCAGCGCGGCCAGGCGGTCGCCGTCGTATTCATCTCCGATGTCGTCCACCAGTCGGGCGAATCCGTAAATGGCCAGAAGATGGGCGCGATGAACTGAGGGGACTGCCTTCAACACAACCGGGAAGTTCTCGCTTCCCTTCTGGTCCATGATCGAGTTCAAATCGAACCCGACATCAGCCTGCACAGCACCCCCGCTGCATTTGGGCTAACCCGCTGGTCAACGGGCTAGCCGAGCCATCTATGACAATGTTCTGACAATCGTTACCCAATTGCAAACAAAAGAGTGACCATCAGGTCACCTTTTTGTACGCGCTCAATCCGAGGCTGTCAAGGCATTGGCTGTCAAGTCCTTGGAAGGCCCGCGGTCTTCGAATTTGGGACGATCGGCGAAACGACCCATCAGACTTTCGGCAAAAATGAGGGCGATGGCGTCCATAATGAGGGCGCCGGCCAGCCGGTGGCCCCTGGGATCGTCGGACAAGGCCTCCCCAAGCCGCTCGGCCAGCCGCCAGAACACCCGCTGGGCGGCGGCAGCATGCTCCACCTGGCCCTGCACCGATCGCTTGGCCACCTCCAGCATGATGGGCAGGCCGGGCAGCAGGGTCTCAGCCAGGCGGCGGGTGAGCTCTTGTCGGCTCAACCCGACCTGGCCGCCGACCGAGGCGGCGAATTCCTCCGCGGTGTTGTCCACCACCGCCTCTACCGCATGGAAGAACAGGTCTTGTTTGGAGCGGTAGTGGCGGTAGAAGGTGCCTTTGGCCACTCCGGCCAGAGAGCAGATATCGGCCACGCTCACCTCGGTGTAGCCCCTCAGCGCGAATTCCTGAATGGCCATGTTGCGCAGTTGCTCGCCGCTGTCGGCCAAGTTGGCCACCTCGGCGTGGTCGGGGTTCTCCGCGTTCATAATCTGAGCGATGTGGCGCAGCGGCAAGCGGTGGCGCTCTCGCAATTCCCGAATCTGCTCAACTGCTTCGGCGTGGCGCTGGCTGTAGAGGAAGCGGTTGGCGGCAGCCCGACGGGGCGCGGGTAAGAGGCCCAACCGCCGATAGTGGTGGATGGAGGCAGCCGGTACTCCGGTGCGGGCTACGAGTTCACTGATGGGGAACTCCCCGGGAGTGCCCATGCCTCCACTCTTATTCGCTTTGCGCTGCTATCGCCAGCGCGTACCGGAAACTCGTGCCTGCGGATGGCTACTCTTGCTCGGCGATCTTGATCGCGTCTTCGAAGCTGGTGCCCTGTTCGATCAGGTTGCGGTACTTCATCACGTGGCGGGGTCGATTGAACCCGAGCACGCCAACCAGGCGGCCGGCCCGGCCATAGAGGGCGGCAAACCGCCGCTCCTCAGTCGATCCGGTGATGATGCGCACCTCGTCATCAGGCGCCGCTCGTCCCGCCAACTGGATCTTGCGGTCGTACTGGTCGCTCCAGAACCACGGCACCGGAGAGTAGGGCTGGGCCTCGTCGTCGGAGGCCAATAGGCGGAGCGCCGCATGCTGGCCCTGGGCAATGGCGTTGTCCCAGTGCTCCACCCGCATGGTCTCTCCGAACAGGCGGTTGGGCCAGCGGGCCACGTCACCGGCGGCGGCAATTCCCGGCGCGGCCAGACAGGTCTCATCGCACACCACCCCGTTGTCCAAGGTCAGGCCCGAGCCCTCCAGCCATTCGGTGTTGGGTATCACACCGATGCCCACCACCACCACGTCGGCTTCCACCGAAGTGCCGTCGCTCAGATTCACCCGCTCCACCCGGCCATGGCCGTCGAAGCCGTCGACGCCCACGCCGAGGCGAAGGTCCACCCCGTGGTCCCGGTGTACGTCGGCGCACACCGTGCCGATCTCGGTACCCAAGACGCGGCCCAGCGGCACCGGCAATGCCTCGATCATCGTGACCTCCAGGCCCCGCTCCCGGGCGGTGGCCGCCACTTCAGCGCCGATGAACCCGGCCCCCACCACTGCCACCCGCTGCGGGGAGGCCTCCAGCTCGGCCCGGATGGCCAAGCAGTCGTCCAGGTCCCGCAGGGTGTAGATACCGTCGAGCCCGTTGGTGGGCAGCTCCCGGCATCGGGCCCCGGTGGCGATGAGAACGCCGTCGGCGGTGACCGCCGAGCCGTCGTCGAGGGTGACGGTGCGGCTGGCCGCATCAAGGGCGGCGGCTCGGCGGCCCAGCCGCCAGTCGGCCTCTAGTCGCTGGAGCGATTCATCGTCAGACAGAGCGATGCGGTCTTGTTCCCACTCCCCGGCGAGGAGCTGTTTGGACAGGGGAGGCCGGTCGTAGGGCTGGTGAGGCTCATCGCCGATGATGGTGATGGCTCCGTCGAATCCGTCTCGCCGAAGCGACTCTGCTGCTCGGGTTCCGGCCAGCGACGCTCCAACAATGGCTAGTGAGCGCAGCGGGCGCCTACTCCTCGGCCACGGAGATGGCCTGCTTGGGGCAGCGCTGGACCGATTCGTTCACCCGATCGCGGGCCTCATCCCCCGGGGTCTCGTTCAGCAGGTACAAGAAATCGTCGTCGCGTACCTCGAAAATGTCAGGAGCGACCTGCATGCAAATGGCGTTGCTCTCGCACAGGTCGTAGTCCACGACCACCCGGTATCCCATCGGATCCTCCCATCTCCCAAAAGACACCCTGACCCTACCCAACCAACCCCCACCCCGTCACCATCGGGCTGCCGAACCAGGCGGGAATGCTCTGGTGGGCACCGGCGCGGCCAAAGGAACTGCGTTCGTAGCCCTCCAGCCTTCAGAGCTCTTCGTATTCGGGGACCGTGCCAGCTTCGCAACCTTCCAAGAACGCTGGCACCCGTGCCCGAGCACCAGCAATCAGCAGCCTCTTTTTCAGGATGCCTCCATCAGCATCCGGTACAGACCAAGTCATCACCTCGTCTTCGTACGCGATCATTGCCTCCAACAGTCGGATGATGTCGTCGGTCTTGGAGACTTCAATGCGCAGGAGGTAGAAGTCTCGAAATTTGCTAGCCGACTGTTCTCTAACCAGTACTTG
This genomic interval from bacterium contains the following:
- the hpnC gene encoding squalene synthase HpnC, whose amino-acid sequence is MQADVGFDLNSIMDQKGSENFPVVLKAVPSVHRAHLLAIYGFARLVDDIGDEYDGDRLAALDWIEAELQRARTGDATHPVMVQLTPLLDELDVDGEPFLALIEANRVDQRKHRYRTQAELAEYCTLSANPVGRLVLAVFGAATPERIALSDAVCTGLQLVEHLQDIGEDYTQKGRIYFPADEMARFGVVEEDLGAARASDPLRRLVAHQCDTARGLLSRGGPLVASLSGWAKVTVAGYAGGGMAALDAIAGADYDVLKKLRTPSKVRTAAHVVRLATPVQATDAKAVRAIQDMAARWRRG
- a CDS encoding TetR family transcriptional regulator, whose amino-acid sequence is MGTPGEFPISELVARTGVPAASIHHYRRLGLLPAPRRAAANRFLYSQRHAEAVEQIRELRERHRLPLRHIAQIMNAENPDHAEVANLADSGEQLRNMAIQEFALRGYTEVSVADICSLAGVAKGTFYRHYRSKQDLFFHAVEAVVDNTAEEFAASVGGQVGLSRQELTRRLAETLLPGLPIMLEVAKRSVQGQVEHAAAAQRVFWRLAERLGEALSDDPRGHRLAGALIMDAIALIFAESLMGRFADRPKFEDRGPSKDLTANALTASD
- a CDS encoding FAD-dependent oxidoreductase, whose product is MRSLAIVGASLAGTRAAESLRRDGFDGAITIIGDEPHQPYDRPPLSKQLLAGEWEQDRIALSDDESLQRLEADWRLGRRAAALDAASRTVTLDDGSAVTADGVLIATGARCRELPTNGLDGIYTLRDLDDCLAIRAELEASPQRVAVVGAGFIGAEVAATARERGLEVTMIEALPVPLGRVLGTEIGTVCADVHRDHGVDLRLGVGVDGFDGHGRVERVNLSDGTSVEADVVVVGIGVIPNTEWLEGSGLTLDNGVVCDETCLAAPGIAAAGDVARWPNRLFGETMRVEHWDNAIAQGQHAALRLLASDDEAQPYSPVPWFWSDQYDRKIQLAGRAAPDDEVRIITGSTEERRFAALYGRAGRLVGVLGFNRPRHVMKYRNLIEQGTSFEDAIKIAEQE
- a CDS encoding ferredoxin, whose translation is MGYRVVVDYDLCESNAICMQVAPDIFEVRDDDFLYLLNETPGDEARDRVNESVQRCPKQAISVAEE